The Sorghum bicolor cultivar BTx623 chromosome 6, Sorghum_bicolor_NCBIv3, whole genome shotgun sequence genome contains the following window.
GCATGAACCGGCCAAGGCATATAAATAGAAGTCCCAAGcttcaactagccgttggcagtTTATCCCACTGACtgcgttcacaccggacgcgtcctagttcacaccggacgcgtccggtattgaccagaccagcgtccggtgctcctgaccgttagaaaagtagtcgttgcctctgacactgacaaggcaccggacgctcacttttgaaataccggacgcgtccgacctcataccggacgcgtccggtatgcatcggacgcaaactcagagagcgtcGCAAAACTTGAGTCAACACCggtcgccacaccggacgcacacaccggacggtccggtgtgcaccagactcacacccagagagctctgcaagaggagtttgcaccggacgccaactcggacgcgttctagttcacaccggacgcgtccggtgtgcaccgaacgcaaactcagagagtttcaccgagaaacgaactcaccggacgaggcacaccagactctacgcgaaaactgtttccgcgtccggtgcctcaactcggacgcgtccgacctcataccggacgcgtccggcctgaACGCGCTGCACACAAAGATTTCtaacttcttcccttgcttccatgtgccaacaccaaagtgtctccacatttgtgcacgtgtgttagcatatttcaaaaaacatttttcaagggttacttagttagctcactaggtcctaatgcacatgcaaggaatccaatcacctagtggcacttagacaaccgttttcacgagattacccctcttaatagtacggttatctatcctaaatgtgatcacaccctctatggtgtcttgatcaccaaaaccaaaaccctaagcaatacctttgccttgatctccatagggttttgtttttctctttcttcttttccaagttgagcacctgatcatcttgtggtcatcaccatcatcaccatgatcatcacttgctccatcacttggcatgtaccaacctcattaagtctacatacacttagtatagaggttagtactagggtttcatcaattatccaaaaccaaactagggtttTCACTAGGTTAGACACACGTTGATAGTTCAAGGGGGtgagtagactttttcctttgtTTTAGTGTTGTACGATTAAATAGTTAAACAATAATTGAGTTTAATAACTAAAGCTCTGACTTTATTGGCCCCATTCTGAAATTTTCTTTTGCATGCACATCACAGTAGAACTCCTTTCTAATGTTGGTATTGGACAGGATAAAAGCGGCGAGAAACTTGAAGCACATGAGAAGTTTGCAGAACCCAGAGAAGTGGAGGTGAGTTTTACATTTCCTTTTATTGTACACTAATGTTCTCAGTCATTATTTTCCTCTAAAAATGTTTCAGTCATTACCATAGCTATGAAGCTGTGATGTTTTGGTCAGTTTCTTAAATTATCTGCTTTGCAATTAACAAGTTTCATTTTTGGCATATTCAGAAATTAGTTATAACGCCATCAAAGAAGGAACTTGGTCTTGCATTCAAAGGGAACCAGAAGATGGTTCTTGAATCATTGGAAGTAAGTTTCATACCTGCATTGACTTGTTATATTATGTTCCTGTTGCGTTGATCTTCATACTTTATTATCTTCTTACAGGCCATGACCGAGACTGAAGCATTGGATATGAAAGCTGTGTTGGAATCCAAGGGGGAGGTTGAGTTCAAGGTGTGTACGCTTGGGAAGGATGTTACCATAAAGAAAAACATGGTTTCAATTAACATCGAGAAGAAAAAGGAACACCAAAGGAAATTTACTCCTTCCGTCATAGAACCATCCTTTGGGATTGGGCGCATTATATATTGCCTTTTTGAGCACTGCTTCTACCAAAGGGCTGGCAAGACAGAGGATGAGCAGTTAAACGTATTCCGTTTTCCCCCTCTTGTTGCTCCAATAAAGTGCACTGTCTTTCCATTGGTCAAGCTTGAGAAATTTGAGGTTGTTGCCAAGAAAATTTCAAAGGCCTTGACAGCAGCAGGGATTTCACATATTATCGACATGACAGGTACATTACCAAATAAGCAGACTTGCGCTTATGTTCTATGGCAGTTTCAACTAAATTCTACTTCTGATACTTCGGcattccctccattccaaattataagacgttttagcttttctagattCATAGCTTTTGCTAAGCACCTAGATatattatgtctagatacacagtaaaaaaaaatatgaatctAGCAAATTGTACATTTAAAGATGTACTAATAGATAAGGCATAGCTTTCCATGTTTTATCAGTTGATTTTTTAATTGTTAATGTCTCTTTAGTTGTTATTAGTTCAGTTTTCCAAATCATATGCTGTGGGACTCAGATGTGCGTGCTATTCTTTTTCAGAATATTTTGATTGAACGAAACAAGGCATGGAATTTGTTCTTTGAGTTGTGGTGGGTCCAATACTGCAACGAAGGTCTATAGTTTCAATTGTTCTGATCTGTGGATGCTTTTGTTACAGGTAATACAATAGGAAAACGGTATGCAAGGACGGACGAGATTGGTGTTCCCCTGGCGATCACAGTCGATAACACTATAAGCGTGACGGTGCGCGATCGCGACAGCAAGGACCAGATCCGCGTTGAGGTGGACGAGGTGGCCTCGGTGGTGAAGGAAGTGACGGACGGGCAGAGCACCTGGGCAGACATCATGTGGAGGTACCCGGCGCATACCACCTCGGCCGCCGACGAGGAAGACGCGGAGCCCTGAAGACAGCGCTGGCACAACACCACCCAACGATCGTTGGTCCCTGATACATTTCCTCGCTTGCTTAACAGAGCCAGACTGCGTTGTCGTGTAAGCCTACAGTAGTCAGATATTAGCTTATTTTGTTATGTTGGTCTCGTAACTTCTGCTGCTTCATACCATCTCGTAAATTCCTTGTTTTACAGTAGCCAGATTCCTGCACATTTTGATTTCCACAAACAAAATAGCAGCTTCTTTGTTAGTTGACCTCGTAAATTCTGCCACCTCATTTCATCCCGTGTCACCCTTGATGAACTGTAATGTTTTTTGCTAGCTTGAAATGTGCACGGTCCTGGTTGAGTAGTCACGGGAGAGCCAGCAGAATTGCAGGTCCGTGGTGGCTCCACTTGTCATTGGTACAAagcctctctcttttttttgaaagCAGGCTAGGCAAAGTTTTAGGCCCAATAAGGTAGAGCCAAAAGCCCACACAGCCAAACTGGGCTGCTGATATTGGGCCAGCGTAGCCCACCGCCCCCAATATTTTTCTCCgcttctctcgtttccaccagtctctctctctctctcttcctccGTGCGACCAGGCGCGAACCCTAGCCGAGATTAGATTGGAGGCGAGCGCCATCAccggaggagcaggaggaagagGACGACACGATGCTGCGGGTTGCGGGGAGAAGGCTCTCGTCTTCCCTCTCGTGGCgccccgccgcggcggcggccaggGGCCCCCTCGCCGGCGCTGGCGCCCCCGACCGGGACGACGACTCGGCTCGCGGCCGGAGCCAGCCGCGGTTCTCCATCGACTCCCCCTTCTTTGTCGCTTCTAGGGGTAAGAGAGCGCGTCCTTCCGCCTGATTCCCGTGTCTCCGTGTAGATTTGCCTCTGATTGGGATCGGGATCCGTCGGTTGGGCGCATCCTTGATCTGGGACACGAGGGTTGACAGTTTTGCTGGACGATTGTTTCGGTTCTCGATGATGGCGTAGTTGTGCTCCGAGGCCTTCCTGTTTAGTGATCCATGCTTGCTTCTTGTGCCGTAGCTGTAGCTCTTACGTGGATTGATCTTTGTTGTCACTTTGTCTGTCCATTGAGAAGTATGTGCTCAACGCGCTTGGACGATTTGCGTTCCTGTCAGAACCCAAGAGAATTTGTTCCCTTGTTTTTGGCCTGTTTTTTATGCTTTTTGACATCCATTTCTTGATGTCTGTGTTCGAAACGATTGCCTCCTACCTTTAGTGATTAGCACTGTTACACAATCTTCCCTGCCAACTTGTGATGAATTGGGTTGGCAAGACGGCAATACTGTGTTGTCACTTTTGTTGGGGTATACAAAGTAGAGGGGGTGGGGCCTAAATGCTTTTATGCTAGGGCAGCAAGGATCTCCTTAATGAAAGAAAAGGCTAGCATCTGAAGTGATCTACCATTAGTACTACACTATTCAGTCTATTTTAGCCAATTACTGTTGCCCATATGTCTTCTGTTGTTTCATAATGCTGTATGGAGCTAAGTGTTGTTACCATGAGAAACTGTGGTGATAATTCTGTTCTGAATCAGAGATTTCAACTGGTAAAAAAAAAGGTCATACCAAGCTCAAAGCTCCCACAAGTTGGGTCTTGGTAAAGGAATTTTGTAGGCAGCCTTACCCTTACTAATTCTGCAAGGAGGCTGATTTGAACCCCAGACCTCCATGACACAAATGAGAGACTCTTACCACTGCACTAGGCCCGCCCTTTGTATATGACTAAAATCCGAATCTAAAACTGCAAGGTTTGTTAGCACCAGAGAGCTGGCGCTCACAAAGGTAGTGTTTATTTATTTAGACTTTACATCTGTTTTCATATACTCCATTTAACTAGTGTCTATTTGCTCAGTTTATTTGTAACTTCTCTTATAAATGAGTATTTTGGAGCAACTAGAGAAAAAAATTAGAAATGTACATGAGAACTATGTGTACTGATGGTGGGAAGAGAAACATATGTATATTTAGAGTCTTGGGAGGTGTTGCAGTGACTTTTTGATACCTTGGCCACAGAGTGTGGAGGTTGAAGTGACGAGGTAGTATTGTTGTCTTGTCACCTTGAGTAGTAGGGTTGTAAGAAAATCTCCTTTCACCATACAAACTTCCACCAAGATCCTTCAGACCACAATAATAATCCCTCACCATTTGACCTCCTTGTGTGATTGGGGTGCCTTTGCCAAAAGCATTTCGTTGTTGCTGCATCATCTCCCAACACTCTAATGGACATCTGTTCCCTTTTCTCCATTTTCTGTACATATAGCTCTCCCATAAGTTTCTTATCTTTCTTTACATACTACAAGTGTGTGTTTTTTCTAATGCTATATGATATCTATTTCATGAGAACTTGAAACTAAACATAAGTGAAATGATGCTTTGAACAAACAAATGGTCCCTAAAGAACTAATTTTAGAGTTTTGTCGGTATATTTAGGATATGTAGATCAATGATCTTTGCAACTATTGTAAAATGTAAAGAAATCATAATCTGTTCTGTTGTAAAGAAAGTGGTATTAATTGAGTTATTAAAAAGCTTCCTGGTGCTTACGACACTTGTATGCAGCTTCAGATTGTATCGATATTCCTCAATTTCCTTTGAATGATTTGACTCTTAACTGAAGACTTGTGTTGCTGTCCAGAGACCATCTTCATACTTCTATTCCCTTGATTTTAGCATGTCTGTAACAGCTTGCTAAATTGATGGTGAATTTGGTTGCTAGCATGGCAGTGCTCAAAGTTCCGCTAGGCGCTCGCTTAGGCGCGACTAGGCGCGAATCGGAGGCTCCCTGCCTCGCCTATGGGGGTAGGCGGAAcctaggcggcggcggcggcgccggtgggGGTGGAGAGCATCCGGGCGGAGCTTCGGCGGGGCGGAGCATCCGTGCGCAGACGGCGGTGAGcgccgcgggcgcgggcgcgaggAGGAGACAGTCGCCGGCGGGGAGGAGCAGCGCGGGCGACGGCGTGCGCAGAGAGAGGGAGCAGCGggagagggcggcggcggcggcagcgggcaGAGTCGCGACTCGCGACGTGGCTTGCAGGGAGACGGGGGGTCACGGGGGCAATGCGGGATGAGAGAGTTGGGCTAAAGTGGGCCGTTAAATGGGCCTTCTATTCTTTCTCCCTTCCATTACTATTACTTATctattgttttttcttttcttttaagtGTTTATACATGTATTAGTCACCGCCTAGCAAAACACCTAGGAACGCCTAGGCGCGATTACTCCCGACTAGGCGCTAGGCGGAGGGTCAGCGCCTAGATTCCGCCTAGCGCCTAGCTGATCTTTGGCAGTGCTGTACTATTACATTAATTTGAGGACACAATTACAGGCATAGTCACAAGAAAAAAATGAGCTAGTATCTGAACTTCTGATTTTACTGCATTTGTCATGTTTTGTGTAAGTCTAATTTTACTGCTTGGATGGCTTCCCTTGTTTCCTAATGTTCTAGAGACCTACATATTCCTGCCGTTCCATGTGTCATGTCACCTTTGGTGATTTACTTGTGTTATTGTGCTGCAAAATGACAATCTAGTAGTGTGTATATATCTGTTTCTCCTGGTCCTGTTGGCAAGGACCATAATAGTGGGCACTGTCTTAAAGGTTAAAGAAATAGTTTATGGTATTtgcttgttttaaaaatattccTCATTTTCTGTTTGTCCAAGAATAACATATGCCTGTTATTACTAAGATCAATAGTAGGCCAAGCAAAAGAATACTGGAGCACATGTGGATCCTTCATGTTCCAACTTTATGGGATGCATATATTACTCAGTGTTGCCATGTTGATATACCTTTTACTTGTCTGGAGGTTGAATGCTCTGCTATCGTTTGTTCTTTGTTTATATCTGCGCATGGGTTGCATGACAGGTTTTTCTTACTCTAATATGTAGGTTTCTCTTCAACTGAAACACTTGTCCCAAGGAACCAAGATGCTGGCTTTCCAGCAACTGTGGCTGCTGTGAAGAATCCTAACCCTAAGGTGGTTTATGATGAGTATAACCATGAAAGATATCCTCCTGGAGATCCCAGCAAGCGTGCCTTTGCTTACTTTGTCCTAAGTGGTGGGAGGTTCATATATGCATCACTGCTGCGTCTCCTCGTATTGAAGTTTGTCCTGAGCATGTCAGCAAGTAAGGACGTGCTCGCCCTTGCCTCACTTGAGGTGGACCTCTCCAGCATCGAGCCAGGGACCACAGTGACCGTGAAGTGGCGTGGAAAACCAGTCTTCATCAGACGCCGGACGGAGGACGACATCAAGCTTGCCAACAGTGTGGACGTGGCATCCCTGCGCCACCCAGAGCAGGACGCAGAGCGTGTGAAGAACCCTGAGTGGCTGGTGGTCATTGGCGTGTGCACTCACCTCGGCTGCATCCCACTGCCGAACGCAGGAGACTTCGGTGGCTGGTTCTGCCCATGCCACGGTTCCCACTATGACATTTCCGGGAGGATCCGCAAGGGCCCTGCGCCGTtcaacctcgaggtcccgaCCTACAGTTTCTTGGAGGAGAACAAACTGCTCATAGGCTAAGATCTGGA
Protein-coding sequences here:
- the LOC8072038 gene encoding cytochrome b-c1 complex subunit Rieske, mitochondrial, encoding MLRVAGRRLSSSLSWRPAAAAARGPLAGAGAPDRDDDSARGRSQPRFSIDSPFFVASRGFSSTETLVPRNQDAGFPATVAAVKNPNPKVVYDEYNHERYPPGDPSKRAFAYFVLSGGRFIYASLLRLLVLKFVLSMSASKDVLALASLEVDLSSIEPGTTVTVKWRGKPVFIRRRTEDDIKLANSVDVASLRHPEQDAERVKNPEWLVVIGVCTHLGCIPLPNAGDFGGWFCPCHGSHYDISGRIRKGPAPFNLEVPTYSFLEENKLLIG